AAGAAGTTATGCAAGAATCAGCGCAAATTGCTCTTACATATGTAAGAAGTAATGCTGAAAAATTCGGAATTAAAGACTTTGATTTTGAAAATTCAACAATTCATATCCACGTTCCTGAAGGTGCGGTACCTAAAGATGGTCCTAGTGCCGGTGTAACTTTCACAACTGCTATTATTTCAGCACTTAGCCAAAGAGCTGTTTCAGCTGAATATGCAATGACTGGCGAAATTACTTTAAGAGGAAAAGTATTAGAAATTGGTGGACTGAAAGAAAAATCATTTGGTGCTATCCAAAAAGGAATCAAATACATCTTTATTCCTGAAACAAACGTTAAAAACCTTAGAGATATTCCTAGTGAAATCAAAGCTGAATTAACATATATTCCGGTTAAAAAATACGACCAAATTTATGATGTTTTATTTATGCACAAAAAACCAGAAGTTGTAATTACTGAAGAGAAAAAAGATAAATAATAAAAGCAGGCATATAAGCCTGCTTTTTGCATAAAAAAGCACCAAAAGCCTTGGTGCATAGGGCTAAAAGTAGCCAAATACCTATAAAAAAGGTATAAAAAAATGGCGGAACAGAGAGGATTTGAACCTCCGCGGGAGTTGCCTCCCCTACAGTCTTAGCAGGACCGCCTCTTCAGCCTCTTGAGTACTGTTCCACGTTGCTTTATTATTATAACAAAAAATAAAGAAAACATAAAAAATTATTACTAAAAAATATATAATATAAAAATTAATAATACTAAGTATTATTAATTAATCGGAGGTGTTATGAAACAAAGACTTATTAGCGGGATAAAACCTACTGGTGATCTTACATTAGGTAACTATATTGGCGCTATTAGAAACTTTTTAAAATTGCAAGATCAATACGATTCATATTTTTTTGTTGCTGATTTACACGCTTTAACAACTGGCAGTGTAGATCCAAAAGAGCTTTTAAAAGCTAGAAAAGCAACTATTGCTTTATACATAGCTTGTGGTCTTGATCCTGAAAAAGCAACTATTTTCTTTCAATCACAAGTAATGGAACACGGAATGATGCAATGACTTTGCACTAGTGAAACTACTCTTGGTGAATTGCAAAGAATGACACAATTTAAAGATAAATCAAGCAAATTAGTCCAAAGCAATGGAACAAGTAAAGTTCCGTCAGGTCTTTTAATGTACCCAACATTAATGGCAGGAGATATTCTTTTATATGATGCAGATATTGTCCCTGTTGGTGAAGACCAAACGCAACACCTCGAACTTACGCGTAATATCGCAGAAAGATTTAATAATAGATATAAAACTAATTTCAAAATTCCTAAAGGTTATGTACCTGAAGTTGGAGCTAGAATCAAATCACTTACAGATCCTAGTGTAAAAATGAGTAAAAGTGAAAAAGGAGATAAATCAACCATTTATCTTTTAGAAGATCCAGAATCAGCTTATAAAAAAATTCTTAAAGCAGTTACTGATTCTGAAGGAAAAGTATATATTTCTGAAGAGAAAAAAGGAGTTGTAAACCTTTTAAATATTTATGCTTCTTTAACAAACATTTCACTTGAAGAAGCTGCTAAACATTTTGAACACCATAATTACAAAGACTTCAAAATTGAAGTAGCAAATGAAGTGAAAAAACTTCTTGAAAACATTCAAAAAAATTACCAAAGCGCTTTAGAAATTGTTGACAAAATTGCTAATGAAGGTGCTAAAAGAGCATCAGCAATTGCTAAAGTAAACCTTAATAAACTAATGAATAATATTGGATTATACGGAGAAAAAAATGAAAGCAAATAAACCACTTAACCACACAACAAGTCACTTACTTGCTGCTGCTATTGAAAAACTTTATCCAAACGTTAAATTAGGTTTTGGTCCAGCTACCGAAGAAGGATTCTATTATGATTTTGAATTTGAATCACCTTTTAGTGATACTGAATTAGCTAAAGTTGAAAAATTAATGAAAAAACTTGCTTCACGTAATTTAGTGATGAAACAAGTTCCTGTTAGTGAATATGATTTTACTAACAAACCATACAAAAAAGAACTTTATGATGAATTTGTATCTCAAGGAAAAGAAGTTACTTTTTATGCCTTGGTAGATCCTCTTAACAACGAAACTGTTTTTATCGATCTTTGTGCAGGTGGACACGTTGAATCAACAAAACACATTAAACATTTTAAACTTCTTTCGCTTGCTGGTGCATATTGAAGAGGAAATAGTGATAATATTCAACTTACAAGAATTTATGGAACTTCTTGAGATACTAAAGAAGAACTTGAAGAGTTTTTAGCTATCTTAAAAGACCGTAAAGAAAGAGACCACCGTAAAATTGGTAAGGAAATGAAACTTTTTACTTTCAATCCACTTGGGGGACAAGGGCTTCCTTTCTGACTTGAAGATGGAATGTACATTCATAATGAAATTCGTAAATTAATCTTAAAAATGGATCGTAAATACGGATTTACAGAAGTTTTAACACCACATTTTGGGGAAGAAAAACTTTATTGAACATCTGGACACCTTCCAATGTATCAAGAAGATATGTTTAAACCAATTGTAGTTGAGAATGAAAGGTTAATTCCTCGTCCAATGACATGTCCACACCACATTTTATGCTACAATACAGAAAAACGTTCATATCGTGATTTACCTATTAGATATAGTGAACAATCACAACTTTACCGTTATGAAAAATCAGGAGCTTTAACAGGACTTGAAAGAGTTAGAGGGATGCTTTTAACTGAAGGACACTTATTTGTGCGTCCTGATCAAATTGCTGATGAATTTAAAAGAATGTATCAACTTATTAAAGAAACACTTGAGATTTTCAAAATTAAAATTAGTTATGTTTCTTTAAGTTTAAGAGATCCTGAAGAAAAAGATAAATTCTTTGACGATGACAAAATGTGAAATGATGCTGAAAACGAGCTTAGAAAAGTGCTTAATGAACTTGGCGTAGAATATGAAGAAAAAGTTGGTGAAGCTGCTTTCTATGGGCCAAAAATGGACATTCAAATTTACACAGCACTTGGACATGAAGTAACTGTTTCAACATTACAACTTGATTTCTTGCTTCCAAAACGTTTTGACATTAGCTACACAAATAGCGAAGGAAAAGAAGAACGTCCAGTTATGATTCACCGTGGTTTAATTGGTACATACGAAAGATTTGTTGCCATTTTAATTGAACAAACTAAAGGTGTGCTTCCATTTTGACTTGCACCAAAACAAATTACAGTTATCCCAGTTAATGAAGAAAAACATCTTGAGTATGCTAAAGAAATTAATGATATGCTTTTTGATTTAGACTTTAGATCTAAGTTAGATGCTCGTAATGAACGTTTATCTAAAAAAATGCGTGAAGCACAAATGTCTAAATCTAAATTCCAAGTTATTCTTGGTGATAACGAAGTTGAAAACGGAACAATTTCATACCGTAAATATGGTGAAGAAAAAACCACAACAGTTTCAAAAGATGAATTTATTAAAATGCTTTTTGACCTTAAATTAAAATATGAATAAAAGCGAAAAAAGATACGGAAAAATAAAGAAAAATACTTTTTATATTTTTCTTTTTTCTTTTGGAATATTCTTTGCACTTCTTAGTGGCAGAGTTATTCCTTGAATTCAAATAACAGGGTTTGAACTTCCTTTATATGGACGGATTTTATCGCTGGTAATTTATCCTGCAATTTTTCTTTCAGTTGCTATTTACTTAAATTATTTTTATTCAGAAACATATGCAAAACTTCCTTCATATACAGTGTTAATAATTGGTATAGTTTCAACTGTAATGATGCTTCCTTACTTACAAGTGAGCCCTAAAAACATCATTTGAAATATTTTTCCTTTTGATACTATTGTTGTTTTTACAATCTATGTTATTCTATATTTTATAACCCTTACTTTTATTAATGATTGAATCTGCAAGCGCAAACAAAGCTTACCTAAAGGGAAAATTATTTAATTATATTGTCGCTCTTAATAAGGGCGACTTTTAATATTAATTTACCTTGATTACAGGATGAACAAGTGTAAAAAAACGTGCCTAAGCACGCTTATATCACTATTGTTCATCTGAGTTTTTAATAACTTCAGCTGCAACAATTTCATCATTATCTTTAAGTGAAATAATTTTAACACCCTTGGTATTTCTTGATGTAAGAGCAATGTCTTTAACGTTAATTCTAATTGTAATACCACTTGTTGTAATGATTAATACTTCATCACTTAATTCAACAAAACGAGCAAATACAAGGTTTCCTGCTTTTTCAGCATTAATTCCAGAAACTCCTTTAGATCCACGGTGAGTAATTCTATATTCTTCACTTTTTGTTAATTTTCCAAATCCTTTTGAACCAATTGAAAGGATAAATTCACCATCACGGTTAGATGAAGCTGAAATAACTTGTTGACCGTTATCAAGTTTCATTCCTCTAGTTCCAACTGAATTTCTTCCAGTTGCACGCACTTCTTCACCTTTGAAATTGATAATGTTTTTATCATTATTTGCAATTAAAACAATATCATCATCACCTAAAATAAAGGCTCTAACAAGTTCATCATCTTCTTGCAATTTAAACGCATTAAGTCCATTTCTACGAATGTTTTGGTATTCGCTTAATGGAGTACGCTTCATAATACCTTTTTTAGTCACGGTAGCTAAATAAGTATTTTCATCATAGCTTGGCACATCTAACATAGATACAATTTTTTCACCATTATTGGTATCTAGTGATTCAACAATGTTAATGAAAGGAATTCCTTTACTTTGTTTAGATGCTTCAGGGATTTGGTGAGCTCTAATCGAATATGCTTTACCTTTATTTGAGAACAATAGAAGGTCAGTATGGGTGTTGGTTTTAATGATATTAGAAATATCATCATCATTGTAAGTTTTCATACTTACAGTTCCTACACCACCACGTCTTTGTGTGTTGTATTCTTCGAGGTTAATTCTTTTTACATAACCGTTAGTACTGCTTGTAATAACAATATCTTTTTCAGCAATTAAATCTTCATCAGAAATTTGACCGATTGCAGAAGCGTCAATTACAGTTCTTCTTGCATCATTAAATTTAGCTTTGATTTGGTTTAATTCATCAATAATTAAGTCTCTTAATTTTTCTTCAGAATCCAAAATTGATTGTAAGTATTCAATTTCTTTTTTAAGTTCAAAAATTTCTTGATCCATTTTTTCAATGTTAAGACCTGTTAAACGACGAAGGTTCATGTCTAAAATAGCTTTAGTTTGTCTTTCGCTTAAGTTAAATCTATTTGCAAGTTTATCTTGAGCTTCTTGGTCAGTTTTAGATGTTTTAATCATTTGGACAACTTCATCAATGTTTGAAACTGCAATTTTTAATCCATCTAAAATATGAGCTTTTTCTTCAGCTTTATTTAAGTCGAATTTTAACCTTCTAGTTACAACATCTTTTTGGTGGTCTCAATAAACACTAAGAGCTGTTTTTAAGTTTATTAACTTAGGTTCTTTGTTTACAAGAGCAACCATATTAACGTTGAAATTAGTTTGTAAATATGATTTTTGGAACAATTTGTTTAATAAAATGTGAGGGTTGTAACCTTTTTTAACATCAATAACAATTCTAATTCCGTCTCTGTTTGATTCATCTCTTAAATCAGAAATACCTTCAATTACTTTATCTTTGTGAAGCTCAGCAATTTTTTGAACAATAGTAGTTTTTCTAATTGCATAAGGGATTTCCTTAACAATAATTTTTGATTTACCATTGGTATGTTCAATAATTTCAGTTTTTGATCTAACTGGAATTTTTCCTTTTCCAGTTTCATATGCATCATAAATTCCTTTAGTTCCTAAGATAATTCCACCAGTTGGGAAATCAGGCCCTTTAAGGTGTTGCATAAGCTCTTTAGTTGTAATTTCAGGATTTAAAGCAAGTGCAATAGTAGCATCAATTGCTTCGCCTAAATTATGTGGTGGAATTTCTGTCGCCATTCCAACAGCAATCCCTGATGATCCTGAAACAAGTAAGTTAGGAAATCTTGAAGGTAAAATTGAAGGTTCTTGCTCTGACCCATCATAGTTATCGACAAAATCAACAGTTTCTTTTTTGATACTTTCAAGCATTTCTGCAGCTACTTTTGACATTCTAGCTTCAGTATAACGCATAGCAGCAGCTTCATCACCGTCAATTGATCCGAAGTTACCGTGTCCATCAACAAGTGGGTAACGCATTGAGAAATCTTGCGCCATTCTAACCATAGCTTCATAAACTGAATAATCACCATGTGGGTGGTATTTCCCAAGCACATCCCCTACAATACGAGCACTTTTACGGTGTGGAGTTCCTGGGTTAAGCCCAAGTTCTGACATATCGTATAAAATTCTTCTATGAACGGGTTTTAAACCATCACGAGCATCAGGAAGAGCACGAGATACAATAACACTCATCGAATAATCAAGAAATGATTCGCTCATTTCTTTATCAATTAAAATTGGAAAAATCCCATCTTGTGGATTTTCAATAATTTGTGAACTTACTCTATATTCTTCTTTATTTTGAGGGATTTCTTCTTCCTCTTCTTCGACTAATTGCTTAGTTTTGTTTTTGTTTCCAAAAACCATTCTTTTATCTTCTTCATATTCATATTCTTCATCTTGAATTTTTAAAGAATCTAAATCTGAATCATCTAATGGATTTAAATTGTCTTTTTTGTCACCGATCATAACAAATCCCCTTTTATATAAATTATGTAATAATTTATATCTATTATACCATTTTTTGTTTTTTTAACCTAATTTGTGGGCTTTTTCAACTGCAAATTTACCCTAAAAAATTATTTTATTTTGTGCATTTTTAACGAAAATTAACGAAATTAAAACAAAAAAGAGCTCGAGGGCTGAGCTCTTTTAAAATGAAATCTAGCAATTATTATTTTTGACCTGAGCATAAGCAAGTTGCGCAGTTACATGTTTGACATGAACAAGATGCACATGTACAAACTGATTTATCTTTATTTGACATAAATATTGCCTCCTTATTGTTTCATTTGTAATTATTATAATAAAAAAGTGCATTTTTTACTTAAAAAAATAGGCAAAAATGCACTTTTTATTTTTTTGAAAATTTTTTAGAGCCTCCTTAAATGGAATTTTTGCAAGAAAAACCCTGCTTAGCAGCAGGATTTAATTATTTAAGAGCACCAAGATATCCTTTTTCAAGAGAATCTATAATTACATCGGTTTTTGATTTAGAACGGTTATGTCTATCTATAGGGTTTTTGATTCTATAGTAAACATATGCAAGAAGTTGATCGGCTCAGTAGTTTGAATTATTTGTACCATTTGATCTATTTCCTACAACAAATTCTGAATCATAACCACCTCTAGAAGCATTTTTAGCTCCCATAATTTGCATTTTTCTTTTGTTTGAATTAAGATAACTTACATATTGATTCATTTTCATACTATCTCACGCTCTTTCGTAAGCATTATAAAGTCCGAAGTTAAATGTTCCTTCAGCAGTTGAGTTTGTAGCGTTTCAGAATAAGAAATCACTAATACCAGCTTTTTCTTTTAAGAATCAAAGCGCTACAGCTGAAAGACGATACATTGCCTTATAACCTGGAAGTGTTTTGAAATATTGTGGATTAGCATTTCGATCAATTGCTACGCTCATAAGTTGTTTGTACATTGGTTCAAATAAAATACCAAGGAAGTTTTTAACTTCATCTACAAGATTGAAAATACTAATTCCTAATTCAAAGCCATAATTTGGCTCTTTAGGATCTTTAGGTTGCGCATTTGATCCACCTGAAGATGAACCTGAATTTGAAGATTCAGTTGTTTTAAATTGGAACACACCATTAAGAATTGAGTACATTCCAGTTGTTTTGCTTTTGTTGCTTCTTTCAAAAAGAAGGTTAATAAATTTAACGTAATCGTTATATCCAATAGCTTCAATAATTCCGGAAATAAGTTTTTTACGCTCCATAATTTTCTTAAGTGAGATGTTTGTTTTAGCATCATTTAAGAAAATAGACATAATTCCTTTTTTCACTTCTCTTATTAAAGCATTGAAAATATTAACTTCATTTTCAAAGTTATTAGTTTTAATGTTATTGAAGATATTATCGAAAATAATGTTAAATTCGCTATATTTATCGCTAACAATTTCTTTTAAGGTTGATTTAAGAACTCTTCTTAATACATCAGAATCGTCTCCATTATTAAATTCAATTCCATTTTCACGAAGCATTTTCACAACAATTGCGACAATTCCGTTGATAAAACGATTATCTTCACGTTTAAATACTTCTTTAATTCAGTTTTTAACTTTACCTTTCACTTCATTGCTTCTTGAGCTATTTAAGAATGCTGAAAAGGCACTAATTCAATTAGTTTTCTTACTATAAACAGTATTTGCATTGTCAACTATATATTCAACTAAAATAACAAGCACTTCTCTAATGTTTCTATTTTGAAGCGCAATTGTAAGCATATCATTAACTGATTCAGTATCACTTGCTCCAAGAAGAGCACCAATATTTAAGTCTCTAAGAACTTGACCAATTTTTTCTTCGGTGCTTAAAAGAGCATTTATTACATCACCAGCAAGGGCTTTAATGTTTACTTTATTGTTTTGAATTAATGGGTCAGTAATAATTTGTTTGAAGAAACTATAGTTGGTAATATCCATTCCTTCAAAAATGTCACGCTTGATATTTTGAATAAGTTCATCAACACTTTGATTATTTTTAAGTGTCATTGCT
This genomic window from Mycoplasmopsis gallinacea contains:
- the trpS gene encoding tryptophan--tRNA ligase; translated protein: MKQRLISGIKPTGDLTLGNYIGAIRNFLKLQDQYDSYFFVADLHALTTGSVDPKELLKARKATIALYIACGLDPEKATIFFQSQVMEHGMMQWLCTSETTLGELQRMTQFKDKSSKLVQSNGTSKVPSGLLMYPTLMAGDILLYDADIVPVGEDQTQHLELTRNIAERFNNRYKTNFKIPKGYVPEVGARIKSLTDPSVKMSKSEKGDKSTIYLLEDPESAYKKILKAVTDSEGKVYISEEKKGVVNLLNIYASLTNISLEEAAKHFEHHNYKDFKIEVANEVKKLLENIQKNYQSALEIVDKIANEGAKRASAIAKVNLNKLMNNIGLYGEKNESK
- the thrS gene encoding threonine--tRNA ligase translates to MKANKPLNHTTSHLLAAAIEKLYPNVKLGFGPATEEGFYYDFEFESPFSDTELAKVEKLMKKLASRNLVMKQVPVSEYDFTNKPYKKELYDEFVSQGKEVTFYALVDPLNNETVFIDLCAGGHVESTKHIKHFKLLSLAGAYWRGNSDNIQLTRIYGTSWDTKEELEEFLAILKDRKERDHRKIGKEMKLFTFNPLGGQGLPFWLEDGMYIHNEIRKLILKMDRKYGFTEVLTPHFGEEKLYWTSGHLPMYQEDMFKPIVVENERLIPRPMTCPHHILCYNTEKRSYRDLPIRYSEQSQLYRYEKSGALTGLERVRGMLLTEGHLFVRPDQIADEFKRMYQLIKETLEIFKIKISYVSLSLRDPEEKDKFFDDDKMWNDAENELRKVLNELGVEYEEKVGEAAFYGPKMDIQIYTALGHEVTVSTLQLDFLLPKRFDISYTNSEGKEERPVMIHRGLIGTYERFVAILIEQTKGVLPFWLAPKQITVIPVNEEKHLEYAKEINDMLFDLDFRSKLDARNERLSKKMREAQMSKSKFQVILGDNEVENGTISYRKYGEEKTTTVSKDEFIKMLFDLKLKYE
- the gyrA gene encoding DNA gyrase subunit A, whose amino-acid sequence is MIGDKKDNLNPLDDSDLDSLKIQDEEYEYEEDKRMVFGNKNKTKQLVEEEEEEIPQNKEEYRVSSQIIENPQDGIFPILIDKEMSESFLDYSMSVIVSRALPDARDGLKPVHRRILYDMSELGLNPGTPHRKSARIVGDVLGKYHPHGDYSVYEAMVRMAQDFSMRYPLVDGHGNFGSIDGDEAAAMRYTEARMSKVAAEMLESIKKETVDFVDNYDGSEQEPSILPSRFPNLLVSGSSGIAVGMATEIPPHNLGEAIDATIALALNPEITTKELMQHLKGPDFPTGGIILGTKGIYDAYETGKGKIPVRSKTEIIEHTNGKSKIIVKEIPYAIRKTTIVQKIAELHKDKVIEGISDLRDESNRDGIRIVIDVKKGYNPHILLNKLFQKSYLQTNFNVNMVALVNKEPKLINLKTALSVYWDHQKDVVTRRLKFDLNKAEEKAHILDGLKIAVSNIDEVVQMIKTSKTDQEAQDKLANRFNLSERQTKAILDMNLRRLTGLNIEKMDQEIFELKKEIEYLQSILDSEEKLRDLIIDELNQIKAKFNDARRTVIDASAIGQISDEDLIAEKDIVITSSTNGYVKRINLEEYNTQRRGGVGTVSMKTYNDDDISNIIKTNTHTDLLLFSNKGKAYSIRAHQIPEASKQSKGIPFINIVESLDTNNGEKIVSMLDVPSYDENTYLATVTKKGIMKRTPLSEYQNIRRNGLNAFKLQEDDELVRAFILGDDDIVLIANNDKNIINFKGEEVRATGRNSVGTRGMKLDNGQQVISASSNRDGEFILSIGSKGFGKLTKSEEYRITHRGSKGVSGINAEKAGNLVFARFVELSDEVLIITTSGITIRINVKDIALTSRNTKGVKIISLKDNDEIVAAEVIKNSDEQ